One region of Variovorax sp. J2L1-78 genomic DNA includes:
- a CDS encoding type VI secretion system Vgr family protein — protein IQAQLKSDHQSSSLSLGFITRVEDNAGRKDPRGEGFELRTDGHGALRASNGMLITTEARANAANHVKDSGETVQRLAQAQAQHDALAQAASTAKAQHRGADQGAVAKALTRQNDALEGQGKADPERGRFPEIDQAHLTLASAAGIAATTAQSMHLQAGEHIAFTSQRHLSISAAKRLLVSAKDGIRLFSLKGGMKFIAGSGKVQIEAHKDRIDIMARQAVRITSTTESIFITAPKKVVFNGGGSFSEWSSAGIVHGTKGSWVEHAGSHGKKGPTKLALEPEAFKKCAPNDSSAVTGGGAVI, from the coding sequence ATCCAGGCGCAGCTCAAGAGCGACCACCAGTCGAGCTCGCTGAGCCTGGGGTTCATCACGCGGGTGGAGGACAACGCGGGGAGGAAGGACCCGAGGGGGGAGGGGTTCGAGTTGAGGACCGATGGGCACGGGGCGCTCAGAGCGAGCAACGGGATGCTGATCACCACCGAGGCTCGAGCCAACGCGGCGAATCATGTCAAGGACTCGGGCGAGACGGTGCAACGTCTGGCGCAGGCCCAGGCGCAGCACGACGCACTGGCACAGGCCGCCAGCACCGCCAAGGCACAGCACAGGGGCGCAGACCAAGGCGCGGTCGCCAAGGCCTTGACGCGTCAGAACGACGCGCTCGAAGGTCAGGGCAAGGCCGACCCGGAACGCGGGCGCTTCCCCGAAATCGACCAAGCCCACCTGACACTCGCCTCGGCCGCGGGCATCGCCGCGACGACAGCGCAAAGCATGCACCTGCAGGCCGGCGAGCACATCGCCTTCACCAGCCAGCGCCACCTCAGCATCAGCGCGGCCAAGCGCCTGCTTGTCAGCGCGAAGGATGGCATCCGGCTGTTCTCCCTCAAGGGCGGCATGAAGTTCATCGCCGGCAGCGGCAAGGTGCAGATCGAAGCGCACAAGGACCGGATCGACATCATGGCCAGACAGGCCGTGCGCATCACCAGCACCACCGAATCGATCTTCATCACCGCGCCGAAGAAGGTGGTCTTCAACGGCGGGGGCAGCTTCTCCGAGTGGAGCAGTGCGGGCATCGTGCACGGCACCAAAGGTTCGTGGGTCGAGCATGCGGGCAGCCATGGGAAGAAGGGGCCGACGAAGTTGGCGTTGGAACCGGAAGCCTTCAAAAAATGCGCTCCGAACGACTCCAGCGCCGTGACTGGCGGCGGGGCAGTCATATGA